A single Sutterella megalosphaeroides DNA region contains:
- a CDS encoding protein kinase family protein yields MDNRLFDRAALSKAETKLLRDGRIANAVVTRVTIDGARWTVKDFAARPWYVRWTVAPVLLRHELSILKRLSGVDGIAARAFRIDRNAIAVEYMEGDSMGQVPRERITPEFLRAFEALLDAVHARGVVHLDARGTGNVMIRPDGTPGLIDFQASLTTGWMPGCLRRLLEDIDRSGALKKWAAYRPDEMGEERVRELERINRLRRFWVFRGYFGLKKNHAAKRR; encoded by the coding sequence GAAGGCCGAGACCAAACTGCTGCGCGACGGGCGCATCGCCAATGCCGTCGTGACGCGCGTGACGATCGACGGCGCGCGTTGGACCGTGAAAGACTTCGCCGCCCGTCCCTGGTACGTGCGCTGGACGGTCGCGCCCGTTCTGCTTCGGCACGAACTCTCGATTCTGAAGCGCCTCTCGGGGGTCGACGGCATTGCGGCCCGGGCCTTTCGGATCGATCGCAACGCCATTGCGGTCGAGTACATGGAAGGGGACTCCATGGGGCAGGTGCCGCGCGAGCGGATCACGCCCGAATTTCTCCGCGCCTTTGAGGCGCTCCTTGACGCGGTGCACGCGCGCGGCGTCGTGCATCTCGACGCGCGCGGCACGGGCAACGTGATGATTCGCCCGGACGGCACGCCGGGGCTCATCGACTTTCAGGCGTCGCTTACGACGGGTTGGATGCCGGGGTGTCTGCGCCGGCTCCTGGAAGACATCGACCGCTCGGGGGCGCTCAAGAAGTGGGCGGCCTACCGGCCCGACGAGATGGGCGAAGAGCGCGTGCGCGAACTCGAGCGCATCAACCGTCTGCGCCGCTTCTGGGTGTTCCGCGGGTACTTCGGTCTCAAGAAAAACCACGCCGCCAAGCGCCGCTGA